One genomic window of Arachis hypogaea cultivar Tifrunner chromosome 8, arahy.Tifrunner.gnm2.J5K5, whole genome shotgun sequence includes the following:
- the LOC112705288 gene encoding probable aminotransferase TAT2, translating to MEKWKFQGNQGLKSLAVSVSGAFNVLMQSISKEKEVVHLCRVDPTDNPLFSVDPVAAHAVSTAVHSGNFNCYPPTFGLPQARRAIGEYLSRDLPNKLSAEDIYVTDGATQAIDIIQYLQLQGLTFSFQDQAILNMKLVLLCAALKSATLISCLTVLGR from the exons ATGGAGAAGTGGAAGTTCCAAGGGAACCAAGGGCTGAAGAGTTTGGCGGTTTCAGTGAGTGGCGCGTTCAACGTGCTCATGCAGAGCATCAGCAAGGAGAAAGAGGTGGTTCATCTTTGTCGTGTTGACCCTACGGATAACCCTTTGTTTAGTGTAGATCCTGTGGCTGCTCATGCTGTCTCTACCGCCGTTCACTCTGGCAACTTCAACTGTTACCCTCCCACCTTTGGCCTACCTCAAGCTAGAAG GGCTATTGGAGAATATCTGTCTAGAGATCTTCCAAACAAGCTATCAGCAGAAGATATATATGTTACAGATGGTGCCACACAAGCCATAGATATAATCCAGTATTTGCAACTCCAGGGGCTAACATTCTCCTTCCAAGACCAGGCTATCCTCAATATGAAACTCGTGCTGCTTTGTGCGGCCTTGAAGTCCGCCACTTTGATCTCTTGCCTAACAGTTCTTGGGAGGTAG
- the LOC112707149 gene encoding reticulon-like protein B17, whose protein sequence is MDDSSSTPQKQQDPLPMSIDPTTTTSPLRRSRTRLADRLLEPEDSPEPAVPRRRAKAGRGVQAAVAAALPSPRKSRKPRRRSEPDVRDEKDATAEEAGKPRKRRNTVRSKKEKSNPVLPPPSIPFPPTEEEEGEEEEEENGGDLERVGQVISDLIMWKDVAKSTLWFGFGSLCLLSSCFSKGLNFSIFSAMSQLAIVFLGVSFVLNTICQRNQVEKKREFKLKEDDILHLAKLILPTLNLTISVTRELFSGEPSMTLKVAPFLLLGAEYGHFITIWRLCAIGFLISFTAPKLYSCYTEKINQRADRFTLWLLDIWCTCTHKKKLVVSALMAFWNLSSIKTRIYTAFMLLVLFRYLKQHVVQQLEKGEAQVAEEEQQQATVVAPREEKEPPATVVAGTEEMETAQALVVVRTEEMEPRQALVVSGEKRGAETR, encoded by the exons aTGGATGATTCTTCTTCTACACCACAGAAACAACAAGACCCTCTTCCCATGTCAATCGACCCCACCACCACCACTTCGCCCCTCCGCAGGTCCAGGACACGCCTTGCCGACCGCCTTCTCGAACCGGAGGATTCGCCGGAACCCGCCGTGCCGCGAAGGAGGGCCAAGGCGGGAAGAGGGGTACAGGCGGCGGTCGCGGCGGCACTGCCATCTCCCAGAAAGTCTCGGAAGCCGAGGAGGCGCTCCGAGCCTGACGTTCGGGACGAGAAGGACGCTACGGCGGAAGAGGCTGGAAAACCTAGAAAGCGAAGGAACACAGTGCGGTCCAAGAAGGAAAAATCAAACCCGGTGCTCCCACCACCTTCAATCCCATTTCCTCCAA ctgaagaagaagaaggagaagaagaagaagaagagaatggaggtGATTTGGAGCGTGTTGGTCAGGTGATCAGTGATTTGATCATGTGGAAAGATGTGGCTAAATCAACCCTTTGGTTTGGTTTTGGGTCTCTCTGCCTCTTATCTTCTTGCTTTTCCAAAGGACTCAACTTTAG CATTTTCTCGGCAATGTCACAATTGGCTATTGTTTTTCTTGGTGTCTCCTTTGTCCTAAACACAATTTGCCAAAG GAACCAGGTTGAGAAAAAGCGCGAGTTCAAGCTGAAAGAAGATGACATTTTGCACCTTGCAAAATTGATTCTGCCTACTTTGAATCTCACAATTTCAGTTACAAGAGAGCTGTTTTCAGGAGAACCATCCATGACCCTCAAA GTAGCTCCTTTCCTTTTACTAGGTGCGGAATATGGACACTTTATTACAATCTGGAGGCTGTGTGCCATTG GGTTTTTAATCAGCTTCACTGCTCCGAAGCTTTATTCTTGCTACACCGAAAAGATAAACCAAAGAG CTGATCGCTTTACATTATGGTTGTTGGACATATGGTGTACTTGTACTCACAAGAAGAAACTAGTAGTATCAGCACTTATGGCTTTCTGGAATCTTTCCTCGATAAAAACTCGAATCTACACAG CTTTTATGTTGCTGGtattatttagatatttaaagCAACATGTTGTGCAACAACTAGAAAAGGGAGAAGCACAAGTAGCTGAGGAGGAACAACAGCAGGCAACGGTGGTGGCACCAAGGGAGGAAAAGGAACCACCGGCTACTGTGGTGGCAGGAACTGAGGAAATGGAAACAGCACAGGCACTAGTGGTGGTAAGAACAGAGGAAATGGAACCACGGCAGGCATTGGTGGTTAGTGGGGAAAAAAGAGGTGCTGAAACTAGGTGA